A window of Vigna unguiculata cultivar IT97K-499-35 chromosome 4, ASM411807v1, whole genome shotgun sequence contains these coding sequences:
- the LOC114182211 gene encoding ABC transporter C family member 10-like isoform X2, protein MKEFWSMFCAEADCPGTGGKQPFCFDLKTLKDPSSCFNQFLIFCFDVSVLVMLAFILIQKYLFRPFQGMFQVERYSNLQLISSIINASLGLLYLCLGIWVLEENLRKSHTVLPLSGWLLELFEGFRWLIVGLSVSLKLKQLPRSWLWLFSLVTLFLSSFLCVLSMSYAISNRELTFKEALDVLSFPGAVLLLLCTYKTPKCEDTATSIDEDFYDSLNNDFHEVDPYNYVTPFAKAGFLSRMSFWWLNPLMKIGQEKTLQDEDIPKLPELDRAEFCYLSFIEQLNTQKGKESLSQSSILWAIVFCHWKDILMSGLFALLKVLSVCTGPVLLNAFISIAEGNGSFKYEGYVLVLTLFITKIAESLSQRQWYFRTRLVGMKIRSMLTASIYRKILRLSGAARLTHSSGEIMNYVTVDAYRIGEFPFWFHQTWTTSVQLCIALIILFRAIGLATIASLVVIVLTVLCNTPLAKMQHKFQSKLVVAQDERLKVSSEALVNMKVLKLYAWETHFKNAIERLRNIELKLLSAVQLRKAYNIILFWISPVLVSAASFGACYFLNVPLHANNVFTFVATLRLVQEPITAIPDVVGVVIQAKVAFSRIVNFLEATELQSAKFKHRCFDDSIKGSISIKSADFSWEGNVSKSTLRNINLEIRHGQKLAICGEVGSGKSTLLTTILGEVPLTKGTIEVYGKFAYVSQTAWIQTGTIRENILFGSDLDAHRYQETLRRSSLLKDLELFPHGDLTEIGERGVNLSGGQKQRIQLARALYQNADVYLLDDPFSAVDAHTATNLFNVMSSSLLQILHLCGMSHSLLKKGFEIWQEYIMDGLKEKTVLLVTHQVDFLPAFDSVMLMSNGKILEVAPYHHLLTSSREFQNLVNAHNETAGSDNPLDVSSSQRDSTSAREITQAFMEKQLKATNENQLIKEEEREIGNTGFKPYLQYLNQKKGYAYFFMASFCHLMFVILQILQNSWMAANVDNSQVSTLQLIVVYFLIGVASIIFLLIRTLLVVAFGIQSSTYLFVQLINSLFRAPMSFYDCTPLGRILSRVSSDLSIMDLDIPFMLSFTTVGVIYLCSNLTVLAIVSWQVLVVSLPMIYAAIRLQKYYFSTAKELMRVNGTTKSFVANHIAETTAGAVTIRAFEEEDRFFKKNLDLIDINASPFFHSFASNEWLIQRLEVISALLLTSAALCMVLLPPGTFSSGLVGMVLSYGLTLNASLVFLIQNQCSLENYIVSVERINQYMHIPSEAPEVIAGNRPPSNWPVAGKVELNDLQIRYRPYGPLILHGITCTFEAGHKIGIVGRTGSGKSTLISALFRLVEAAGGKIVVDGIDISSIGLHDLRSRFGVIPQDPTLFNGTVRYNLDPLSQYSDREIWEVLGKCQLREVVQEKEEGLNSSVVEDGSNWSMGQRQLFCLGRALLRRSRILVLDEATASIDNATDLILQKTIRTEFADCTVITVAHRIPTVMDCSMVLSISDGKLVEYDEPMNLMNKEGSLFKQLVKEYWSHFHSAESY, encoded by the exons ATGAAGGAATTTTGGAGCATGTTTTGTGCAGAAGCTGATTGTCCTGGGACTGGAGGAAAACAAccattttgttttgatttgaaGACTTTGAAAGATCCTTCTTCATGCTTCAACCAGTTCTTGATCTTTTGCTTTGATGTGTCAGTGCTGGTCATGCTGGCATTCATTCTGATCCAGAAGTATTTGTTCAGACCATTTCAGGGTATGTTTCAGGTGGAAAGATATTCAAACTTGCAGCTAATTTCTTCCATAATCAATGCATCTCTGGGATTGTTGTATTTGTGCTTAGGAATTTGGGTTTTAGAGGAAAACTTAAGGAAGAGTCACACGGTTCTTCCACTTAGTGGTTGGCTGCTTGAACTCTTTGAAGGATTCAGATGGTTGATAGTAGGATTAAGTGTAAGTCTTAAGTTGAAACAACTTCCAAGATCATGGTTGTGGTTGTTTTCTCTTGTTACACTATTTCTTTCGAGTTTTCTCTGTGTTTTATCTATGTCTTATGCAATTAGTAACAGAGAACTGACCTTCAAGGAAGCTTTAGATGTTCTATCTTTTCCAGGAGCAGTTTTACTACTCTTGTGCACTTATAAAACACCTAAATGTGAAGACACTGCTACAAGTATTGATGAAGACTTTTATGATTCCTTAAACAACGACTTTCATGAAGTTGATCCTTATAACTACGTAACCCCATTTGCTAAAGCTGGATTCCTCAGTAGAATGTCGTTTTGGTGGTTGAATCCATTGATGAAAATTGGTCAAGAGAAAACACTTCAGGATGAGGATATCCCAAAGTTGCCAGAATTGGATCGAGcagaattttgttatttgtcGTTTATAGAACAATTGAACACGCAAAAGGGAAAAGAATCATTGTCACAATCATCAATTTTGTGGGCAATAGTTTTTTGCCACTGGAAAGATATTTTGATGTCAGGATTGTTTGCATTGCTCAAGGTACTTAGTGTATGTACTGGTCCTGTACTTTTGAATGCTTTTATATCGATTGCTGAGGGTAATGGCAGTTTCAAATATGAGGGTTATGTATTGGTCTTAACTCTTTTCATTACAAAAATCGCAGAGTCCCTATCACAAAGGCAATGGTATTTTCGCACTAGGCTTGTTGGGATGAAAATTAGGTCAATGCTTACAGCTTccatttatagaaaaatattgagGTTGTCTGGTGCAGCTAGATTGACACACTCTAGTGGTGAGATAATGAATTATGTGACTGTGGATGCTTACAGAATTGGAGAATTCCCATTTTGGTTTCACCAGACATGGACAACAAGCGTACAACTATGTATTGCACTTATAATACTTTTTCGTGCTATTGGCCTAGCAACAATTGCCTCATTGGTGGTGATAGTTCTCACTGTGCTTTGCAATACTCCACTAGCAAAGATGCAGCATAAGTTTCAGAGTAAACTCGTGGTGGCACAAGATGAGAGATTGAAGGTGAGTTCTGAGGCCCTTGTGAATATGAAAGTGCTGAAGCTATATGCGTGGGAAACGCATTTTAAAAATGCTATTGAAAGATTAAGAAACATTGAACTGAAATTGTTGAGTGCAGTGCAACTGAGAAAGGCTtacaacataattttattttggatcTCACCTGTTTTGGTGTCTGCTGCTTCTTTTGGGGCATGCTACTTTTTGAATGTTCCTTTACATGCAAACAATGTTTTCACTTTTGTGGCAACTTTACGCCTGGTGCAAGAACCAATTACAGCCATCCCTGATGTTGTTGGGGTGGTCATTCAAGCAAAAGTTGCATTTTCCAGGATTGTTAATTTCCTTGAGGCAACTGAATTACAGAGTGCAAAATTCAAGCATAGGTGTTTTGATGATAGTATCAAGGGCTCAATTTCGATCAAATCTGCTGACTTTTCATGGGAAGGTAATGTATCAAAGTCAACACTGAGGAACATAAACTTGGAGATTAGACATGGGCAGAAGTTGGCAATTTGTGGAGAAGTTGGCTCAGGAAAATCAACCCTCTTAACTACAATTCTCGGTGAAGTTCCTCTGACAAAGGGAACT ATAGAAGTTTATGGAAAGTTTGCATATGTTTCTCAAACAGCATGGATACAAACAGGGACAATACgggaaaatattttgtttggatcGGATTTGGATGCTCATAGATATCAAGAAACACTTCGTAGATCTTCACTGCTAAAGGATTTGGAGCTGTTTCCTCATGGAGACCTCACAGAAATAGGTGAGAGAGGAGTTAACTTGAGTGGAGGTCAAAAGCAGCGAATTCAACTTGCACGTGCTCTTTATCAGAATGCTGATGTATATCTTTTGGATGATCCATTTAGTGCTGTTGATGCACATACTGCCACAAATTTGTTTAATGTAATGTCATCTTCCTTActtcaaattttacatttatgtGGTATGAGTCATTCCTTACTCAAAAAAGGCTTTGAAATTTGGCAGGAATACATCATGGATGGTCTTAAAGAGAAAACTGTTTTACTCGTAACTCATCAAGTCGACTTTCTACCAGCCTTTGATTCTGTTATG TTGATGTCAAATGGGAAAATCCTAGAAGTTGCTCCTTATCATCATTTGTTGACTTCAAGCCGAGAATTCCAGAATCTTGTTAATGCTCACAATGAAACTGCAGGTTCTGACAACCCTTTGGATGTTTCTTCTTCCCAGAGAGATTCAACTTCTGCCAGAGAGATTACACAAGCTTTCATGGAGAAGCAGTTAAAAGCAACAAATGAAAATCAGTTAataaaggaagaagagagagagatagGAAACACAGGGTTCAAACCGTACTTGCAATACTTGAATCAGAAGAAAGGTTATGCATACTTCTTTATGGCTTCTTTTTGTCACCTCATGTTTGTGATTCTCCAGATACTGCAAAACTCATGGATGGCTGCAAATGTTGACAATTCCCAAGTCAGCACACTGCAGTTGATTGTAGTTTACTTCTTGATTGGGGTTGCTTCTATAATTTTCTTGTTGATCAGAACTCTGCTTGTTGTTGCCTTTGGTATTCAATCATCAACATATTTATTTGTACAGTTAATTAACTCCCTTTTTCGTGCACCAATGTCCTTTTATGATTGTACACCATTGGGAAGGATACTTAGCAGG GTCTCATCAGATCTTAGCATTATGGATCTTGATATACCTTTTATGCTAAGTTTCACTACGGTAGGTGTTATATACTTATGTTCTAATCTCACAGTTCTAGCCATTGTCTCTTGGCAAGTCTTGGTTGTCTCCTTACCAATGATTTATGCTGCAATTCGCTTGCAG aaatattatttttccacTGCAAAAGAATTGATGCGCGTGAATGGCACAACAAAATCATTTGTAGCTAATCATATAGCTGAAACAACTGCTGGAGCTGTGACAATAAGAGCTTTTGAGGAAGAAGATCGTTTTTTCAAGAAGAATCTTGATCTAATTGATATCAATGCCAGTCCCTTCTTTCACAGTTTTGCCTCAAATGAGTGGCTGATCCAAAGATTAGAAGTAATCAGTGCATTACTTCTTACCTCTGCAGCTCTATGCATGGTTCTGCTTCCACCAGGAACATTCAGCTCTG gatTGGTTGGCATGGTTCTCTCCTATGGCCTTACCTTAAACGCTTCCttagtatttttaattcaaaatcaatgcagTCTAGAAAATTACATAGTATCCGTAGAGAGGATAAATCAATATATGCATATACCAAGTGAGGCCCCAGAAGTAATAGCAGGAAATCGTCCTCCTTCAAATTGGCCAGTTGCTGGTAAAGTAGAACTAAATGACTTGCAG ATACGATACAGGCCATATGGACCACTTATACTTCATGGAATCACATGCACATTCGAAGCAGGACACAAGATTGGAATTGTTGGAAGAACAGGCAGTGGAAAGTCCACTCTTATCAGTGCATTATTTCGTCTGGTGGAGGCAGCTGGTGGAAAAATTGTAGTTGATGGCATAGACATATCTTCTATTGGCCTTCATGATTTGAGGTCACGTTTTGGTGTTATACCTCAGGATCCTACCCTTTTTAACGGAACTGTTAGATATAATTTAGACCCTTTATCTCAATACTCTGATCGAGAAATTTGGGAG GTTCTTGGGAAGTGTCAGCTGCGAGAAGTTGTACAAGAGAAAGAAGAGGGACTAAACTCCTCAG TTGTGGAAGATGGATCAAACTGGAGCATGGGACAAAGGCAATTATTTTGTTTGGGGCGTGCGCTGTTAAGGAGAAGTAGGATATTGGTGTTGGATGAAGCAACTGCATCAATTGACAACGCAACTGATTTGATTCTGCAGAAAACCATTAGAACTGAGTTTGCAGATTGTACAGTGATCACAGTAGCACACAGAATACCAACCGTGATGGATTGCAGTATGGTTCTTTCAATTAGTGATG GAAAATTGGTGGAGTATGATGAACCAATGAACTTGATGAACAAAGAAGGATCGCTATTCAAGCAGCTTGTTAAGGAGTACTGGTCTCATTTTCATTCTGCAGAATCATATTGA